One window from the genome of Spiractinospora alimapuensis encodes:
- a CDS encoding phosphatase PAP2 family protein — MHTVTTIQQIASPTLDAVFLAITFLGNAEAYIALLAVIYLAVNARLGRQAGVYLLLSAFLNAHLKEIAHTARPFEVNPGVVRGDLALDTAGGASFPSGHAQMSATFWGYLAVRVHRGWFWGVSIALVALISFSRLYLGVHWPVDIWGGLGIAVLVILLALATDRYVVPRLRMWPRPLLFTLGLLVPFALHLVLGTNDSDLLLGAMAGFLTAPMVVTHRVPRGFWRRVALATGGLVVIAALILGSSALLPDVVKDSALGGFLRYLAVAYVGLALIPWLARRVGLAPDEGQEPTTAGPV, encoded by the coding sequence GTGCACACAGTTACGACAATCCAGCAGATAGCCTCGCCCACGCTGGACGCGGTGTTTCTCGCGATCACATTCCTGGGAAACGCCGAGGCCTACATCGCGCTGCTCGCGGTGATCTACCTTGCCGTCAACGCGCGACTGGGGCGTCAGGCCGGTGTCTATCTCTTACTGAGCGCGTTTCTGAACGCGCACCTCAAGGAGATCGCGCACACCGCGCGCCCGTTCGAGGTGAATCCGGGGGTCGTGCGCGGTGACCTCGCCCTCGACACCGCCGGCGGCGCCAGCTTCCCGAGCGGGCACGCCCAGATGAGCGCCACGTTCTGGGGATACCTGGCCGTTCGTGTTCATCGGGGCTGGTTCTGGGGTGTCTCGATCGCCCTCGTGGCGCTGATCTCGTTCAGCCGGCTCTACCTGGGCGTGCACTGGCCGGTCGACATCTGGGGCGGCCTGGGCATCGCCGTGCTCGTCATCCTGCTCGCCCTGGCGACCGATCGCTACGTCGTTCCCCGACTGCGGATGTGGCCGCGACCGCTTCTGTTCACCCTGGGCCTGCTGGTCCCGTTCGCGCTCCACCTGGTCCTGGGGACGAACGACTCCGACCTGCTCCTCGGCGCCATGGCGGGCTTCCTCACCGCGCCGATGGTGGTGACGCACCGGGTGCCACGGGGGTTCTGGCGTCGCGTGGCACTCGCGACCGGTGGACTCGTGGTGATCGCGGCCCTGATTCTGGGCTCCAGCGCGCTGCTCCCCGACGTCGTCAAGGACAGCGCGCTGGGTGGCTTCCTGCGCTACCTCGCGGTGGCGTACGTGGGTCTGGCCCTTATCCCGTGGCTGGCGCGGCGCGTCGGCCTGGCACCGGACGAGGGGCAGGAGCCGACTACAGCCGGGCCCGTTTGA
- the ygfZ gene encoding CAF17-like 4Fe-4S cluster assembly/insertion protein YgfZ, with amino-acid sequence MTSPFLNRPGAVAAGAPDEGVAAHYSDPVTEQRAMERSAAWVDRSNRDVVRVSGPDRLSWLHTLTSQHLEKLEPGTATEALRLDANGRVHDHLYLVDDGSAVWAHVEPGAGASVVEFLDKMRFLYQVEVEDLSPDFAVISVVGPERDAVVKAAGLDSAIALRGPAAIDLLLPRTDLVASAERLGEAGAATAGMWAYEAWRIASHHPRHGLDTDDRTIAHETGWSETAVHLNKGCYPGQETIAKIHNVGRPPRRLVLLHLDGSAERLPERGSPVMLGDKTVGFVGTSARHHELGPIALGLVKRNVDVDAEFVVDDIAAAQEVIVSPDTGANAEINFKRARL; translated from the coding sequence ATGACTTCCCCGTTCCTCAACCGTCCCGGAGCGGTCGCCGCCGGCGCCCCCGACGAAGGTGTCGCCGCGCACTACTCCGACCCCGTGACCGAACAACGCGCCATGGAGCGTTCCGCCGCCTGGGTGGACCGGAGCAACCGTGACGTGGTGCGCGTCTCCGGACCGGACCGGCTGTCGTGGTTGCACACCCTGACCAGCCAACACCTGGAGAAGCTGGAACCGGGGACGGCCACCGAGGCGCTGCGGCTGGACGCCAACGGGCGGGTGCACGACCACCTTTACCTGGTGGACGACGGTTCGGCGGTGTGGGCACACGTGGAGCCCGGCGCCGGCGCCTCCGTGGTGGAGTTCCTCGACAAGATGCGGTTCCTCTACCAGGTGGAGGTCGAGGACCTCTCCCCCGACTTCGCGGTGATCTCCGTGGTGGGCCCCGAGCGCGACGCGGTCGTGAAAGCCGCCGGACTCGACTCCGCCATCGCTCTGCGCGGACCGGCGGCGATCGACCTGCTCCTCCCCCGCACCGACCTCGTCGCCAGTGCTGAGCGGCTCGGCGAGGCGGGAGCGGCCACCGCCGGTATGTGGGCCTACGAGGCCTGGCGGATCGCGTCGCACCACCCACGCCACGGCCTGGACACCGACGACCGCACGATCGCGCACGAGACCGGCTGGTCGGAGACGGCCGTACACCTTAACAAGGGCTGCTACCCGGGCCAGGAGACCATCGCCAAGATCCACAACGTGGGGCGGCCACCACGCCGTCTGGTGCTGCTGCACCTGGACGGCAGCGCCGAGCGCCTGCCGGAGCGCGGATCACCGGTCATGCTCGGGGACAAGACCGTCGGCTTCGTCGGGACGTCCGCGCGTCACCACGAGTTGGGCCCCATCGCCCTGGGCCTGGTCAAGCGGAACGTGGACGTCGACGCCGAGTTCGTCGTGGACGACATCGCCGCCGCCCAGGAAGTGATCGTCAGCCCGGACACCGGCGCCAACGCCGAGATCAACTTCAAACGGGCCCGGCTGTAG
- a CDS encoding Fur family transcriptional regulator: MAQTWAEELRSRGFRVTPQRRLILDAVRDLDHATPDAIREHTGQGIDLSTIYRTLDALERSGLVTHTHLGQGTAYHLAEHADHLHLVCRGCGAVSDIPLSVASSMVAELRDSHAFDADARHLTVFGRCRECSTDQ, from the coding sequence ATGGCACAGACCTGGGCTGAGGAGCTGCGATCCCGTGGCTTCCGGGTGACGCCGCAACGACGCCTCATCCTGGACGCGGTGCGTGATCTGGATCATGCGACGCCGGACGCGATCCGCGAGCACACCGGACAGGGGATCGACCTCTCGACCATCTACCGCACGCTCGACGCGTTGGAACGCTCTGGACTGGTCACCCACACCCACCTCGGACAGGGGACGGCGTATCACCTCGCCGAGCACGCCGACCATCTGCACCTGGTGTGTCGCGGCTGCGGGGCCGTGTCCGACATCCCCCTCAGCGTCGCCTCCTCGATGGTGGCCGAGCTGAGGGACAGCCACGCGTTCGACGCCGACGCCCGACACCTCACCGTTTTCGGCCGGTGCCGGGAATGCAGCACCGACCAGTAG
- a CDS encoding nitrobindin family protein — MGDESRTGLDRLSFLVGRWEGVGVTDFPDGEEQQFGQEVEFIRRTDSYLEYRATAWRLNADGTPATTLTSESGYWRARPDAERAAEENDGEPAPHVEALFVHPEGFTELYYGTVFANRIELVTDAVLRSDTAGEVAGGHRLYGLIGADRAALGYAWDLHGGEGKRQMSAQLKRA; from the coding sequence CGGGCCTGGACCGACTGTCCTTCCTCGTTGGTCGTTGGGAGGGCGTGGGAGTCACGGACTTCCCGGACGGTGAGGAACAGCAGTTCGGGCAGGAGGTCGAGTTCATCCGGCGTACGGATTCCTACCTGGAGTACCGGGCCACGGCGTGGCGGCTCAACGCCGACGGCACGCCGGCGACGACCCTGACCTCGGAGTCGGGATACTGGCGGGCCCGCCCCGACGCGGAACGCGCGGCGGAGGAGAACGACGGCGAGCCGGCTCCACACGTGGAGGCCCTCTTCGTACACCCTGAGGGCTTCACCGAGCTCTACTACGGGACGGTGTTCGCCAACCGGATCGAGCTGGTGACCGACGCGGTGCTGCGCAGCGACACGGCCGGAGAGGTGGCCGGTGGCCACCGTCTGTACGGCCTGATCGGCGCGGACCGCGCCGCGCTCGGCTACGCGTGGGACCTGCACGGCGGCGAGGGCAAACGACAGATGTCCGCCCAGCTCAAACGCGCCTGA